In Paenibacillus sp. 1781tsa1, one DNA window encodes the following:
- a CDS encoding Type 1 glutamine amidotransferase-like domain-containing protein: protein MSRLLLTSCGSYTEEIKNQFLEFFDGDISQLKVSIITTASPKKETNRYAQRALQEFKDMGFQHINFVDIEFDDPQILLHRDVIYINGGNPFTLLYYAKKSGADEIIRTLAAQNVTIVGVSAGTLLLGPNINIVDFFTPQMNTMNLTDFKALGVTDKLIFPHYDREDIFKDRTNKTIEERIAEFESNEDCKVTRLKDEEYISILINQAH, encoded by the coding sequence ATGAGTAGATTGTTACTAACCTCTTGTGGTTCTTATACTGAAGAAATTAAAAATCAATTTCTGGAGTTTTTTGATGGAGATATTTCTCAATTAAAAGTCTCAATTATTACAACAGCATCCCCTAAAAAAGAAACTAATAGATATGCACAAAGAGCATTACAAGAGTTTAAGGACATGGGATTTCAACATATCAATTTTGTAGATATAGAATTTGATGACCCACAAATTCTCTTACATAGAGATGTTATATATATCAATGGTGGAAATCCATTTACATTATTGTATTACGCGAAGAAAAGTGGTGCTGATGAAATTATCAGAACACTGGCCGCACAGAATGTAACAATAGTTGGAGTAAGTGCAGGAACGTTATTACTGGGGCCGAATATTAACATTGTGGATTTCTTTACTCCGCAGATGAACACCATGAATTTAACGGATTTTAAGGCATTAGGTGTAACCGACAAGCTTATTTTTCCTCACTATGATCGAGAGGATATATTTAAAGATCGTACTAATAAAACAATTGAAGAGAGAATAGCAGAATTTGAATCTAATGAGGACTGTAAGGTGACAAGGCTTAAAGATGAAGAATATATCTCAATCTTAATAAACCAAGCACATTGA
- a CDS encoding serine hydrolase: MIVSFRNVIIPESGDLVNELTIEINDYLENKYQREEFSGAVLVSKNNRILFNAGVGIANREHQIKCTTETRFRIGSITKQFTSMAIMILFERGLLSESDRLAKFFPHCPYSESVTIHHLLTHTSGIPNITQLQDFKKIMKEYTPLLISTELIMKLPLDFQPGTQFKYSNSGYLLLAYLIEMVTGQSYEEFLKENIFRPLSMNCSGPDKYKEIILQRASGYEFDHKNGIVNSDFIDMSIASGGGDLLSTTEDLYKWEIALSLNQLVSNKRMQRLFTDYGFGYGYGWFVKEELFNNKASKSVYHGGGIVGFKNRITRYLDEQVCIIVLNNPSTTDVDDVTNNIANLIFQ, encoded by the coding sequence ATGATCGTTTCCTTCAGAAACGTTATTATTCCCGAAAGTGGTGATTTGGTGAATGAATTAACAATCGAGATAAATGATTATTTAGAGAATAAATACCAGAGAGAAGAATTTAGCGGTGCTGTTCTGGTTTCCAAGAACAACAGAATATTATTTAATGCTGGAGTTGGGATAGCAAATAGAGAACATCAAATTAAGTGTACAACCGAAACTAGATTTCGTATTGGTTCGATAACCAAACAATTTACTTCAATGGCCATTATGATTCTTTTTGAGAGAGGTTTACTTAGCGAGAGTGATAGACTAGCCAAGTTCTTTCCTCATTGTCCCTACAGTGAAAGTGTAACTATCCATCATCTTTTAACTCATACATCAGGAATCCCTAATATTACTCAACTCCAAGATTTCAAAAAAATAATGAAGGAATATACTCCGTTACTTATAAGTACAGAGTTAATAATGAAACTCCCGTTAGATTTTCAGCCTGGCACTCAATTTAAATATTCGAATTCTGGTTATTTACTGTTGGCTTACTTAATTGAAATGGTAACAGGGCAGTCCTATGAAGAATTTTTGAAAGAGAATATATTCCGCCCTTTATCTATGAATTGTTCAGGACCGGATAAATATAAGGAGATTATATTACAAAGAGCGTCCGGGTATGAGTTCGATCATAAAAATGGCATTGTTAATTCTGATTTTATTGATATGTCCATTGCATCAGGTGGGGGAGATCTCTTATCGACCACAGAAGATTTGTACAAATGGGAAATTGCACTATCTTTAAACCAATTAGTTTCAAATAAACGAATGCAGCGTCTGTTTACTGATTATGGATTTGGTTATGGATACGGTTGGTTTGTTAAAGAAGAACTATTTAATAATAAAGCTAGTAAGAGTGTTTACCACGGAGGTGGAATTGTAGGCTTTAAAAATAGAATAACCAGGTATCTGGATGAACAAGTATGTATTATTGTTTTGAATAATCCCTCGACCACAGATGTAGACGATGTTACTAATAACATCGCTAATTTAATATTTCAGTAA
- a CDS encoding AAA family ATPase produces the protein MKFILIFGPQAVGKMTVGHELTKITELKLFHNHMSIELFHPFFGFGTETWRLSSIVRRELFESFASSNQYGLIFTYVWGFDLQEDWEFVKQTCNMFESKGAEIYFVELESNIEERLKRNTTAFRLDQKPTKRNIEHSEMDLIKTMEKHRLNSNDGEITRENYLRINNTNLSADEVARLIKDGFNL, from the coding sequence ATTAAGTTCATACTGATATTTGGCCCACAGGCTGTTGGGAAGATGACGGTTGGTCATGAATTAACGAAAATAACGGAATTGAAATTGTTTCACAATCACATGTCTATCGAGCTGTTTCATCCCTTTTTTGGTTTTGGTACTGAAACTTGGAGGTTATCAAGTATCGTAAGAAGAGAGCTTTTTGAATCTTTCGCAAGCAGCAACCAGTATGGACTTATTTTCACTTACGTTTGGGGGTTTGATCTTCAGGAGGACTGGGAATTCGTCAAGCAAACATGTAACATGTTTGAATCGAAAGGAGCAGAAATTTATTTTGTTGAATTAGAGTCAAATATAGAAGAAAGATTAAAACGAAATACAACGGCGTTTAGACTTGATCAAAAACCAACAAAAAGAAATATTGAACATTCTGAAATGGACTTAATCAAAACGATGGAAAAACATAGACTCAATTCAAATGATGGAGAAATTACTAGAGAGAATTATCTGAGAATCAATAATACAAATTTAAGTGCAGATGAAGTTGCAAGATTAATTAAAGATGGATTTAATTTATAG
- a CDS encoding nucleotidyltransferase domain-containing protein, with protein MILEKVINRITIQSEYKDLVDKYIDRILNEFKDKIHSIYMCGSIPKGTATPFKSDADFTIVCANPQDIDYERLSNIKDRLLEEYPFVTKMDTIICSIDDVLSRPNDWGFWIKIICVCIHGEDIGEKVPPIIISPEFILDLNTDTKEEVDRVHRSLSNVSDHAMKTRYIKGYSKRLIRALYSLVLEDTGVWEDEIIKMKNAILNYCEIDSALVEYLYACYLDSDVSVEDFLEIADEVYSYFENALNTMTTSRN; from the coding sequence ATGATATTAGAAAAAGTTATCAATAGAATTACCATACAAAGTGAATATAAGGATTTGGTTGATAAGTATATAGATCGTATCCTTAACGAATTCAAAGATAAGATTCATAGCATTTATATGTGTGGCTCGATTCCAAAAGGAACAGCTACACCTTTTAAGTCAGATGCAGACTTTACTATTGTATGTGCAAATCCCCAAGATATTGATTACGAAAGATTGTCAAATATCAAAGACAGGCTTTTGGAAGAATATCCATTCGTCACTAAGATGGATACGATCATTTGCTCGATTGATGATGTATTAAGTAGACCGAATGATTGGGGTTTTTGGATTAAGATCATTTGTGTTTGCATACATGGGGAGGACATTGGTGAAAAAGTACCCCCGATCATAATTTCTCCAGAATTCATTTTAGACTTAAATACAGATACCAAGGAGGAAGTAGATCGTGTACATCGATCACTTTCTAATGTTAGTGATCACGCAATGAAAACTAGATATATTAAAGGTTACTCTAAGAGATTAATTCGTGCATTATACTCTTTGGTTTTAGAAGATACAGGGGTATGGGAAGATGAAATCATTAAGATGAAGAATGCCATATTAAACTATTGTGAGATTGACTCCGCTTTAGTTGAGTATCTGTATGCTTGTTACTTGGATAGCGATGTATCTGTTGAAGATTTTCTGGAAATCGCAGATGAAGTATATAGCTATTTTGAGAACGCCTTAAATACAATGACTACTTCCAGAAATTAA
- a CDS encoding GNAT family N-acetyltransferase, translating into MIDGLNDRKIPGVTTEKKLAEYFAEEYVLSKGTTIHTTMRQCIYELTTVNPDIPRIGTVRLLDKKDLHFFPYWAEAFSAASSYGKTEMFIPQEAEPYLYRIASKKLYVLEDDKGMPVSMAGFTRAMQTAIGVAFVYTPPYERGKGYATSIVAHISQLALEKGFTKCVLYTDLENPTSNSIYRKIGYMPICDSLQLEFEY; encoded by the coding sequence TTGATAGACGGACTGAATGACCGTAAAATTCCGGGTGTGACGACGGAAAAAAAATTGGCGGAGTATTTTGCCGAAGAATATGTTTTGAGCAAGGGTACAACTATTCATACAACCATGCGCCAATGTATATATGAACTTACAACAGTAAACCCGGACATTCCAAGGATCGGTACCGTTCGGCTGCTGGATAAAAAGGATCTTCACTTCTTTCCCTACTGGGCTGAAGCTTTTTCTGCGGCGTCAAGTTATGGTAAAACAGAAATGTTCATACCGCAAGAGGCAGAGCCCTATCTCTACCGGATCGCATCAAAAAAACTCTATGTTTTAGAGGACGACAAAGGGATGCCTGTTTCCATGGCCGGATTTACGAGGGCGATGCAAACGGCTATCGGCGTGGCGTTTGTCTATACGCCTCCCTATGAGCGCGGAAAGGGCTACGCGACTTCGATCGTGGCACACATTAGCCAACTTGCATTGGAGAAAGGATTTACTAAGTGCGTTTTATATACAGACTTAGAAAATCCCACATCAAATAGCATTTATCGAAAGATAGGCTATATGCCAATTTGTGATTCACTTCAACTAGAATTTGAATACTAG